The Bosea sp. 685 DNA window CGTCGAGCACGACGGTGTCGGCCGCAGCCTGCGTCTGTGCGCCTGCTGCCACGGGCCAGGCGCAGGCAAGCGATGTCATCGCAAGGAAGGGGCGGCGCAGGCTGGTCATCGTAACACTCGCAGCAGAGTTTCCGGCGCGGGCGCCAGTTCAGGCTGCGTGTTAATCGTAGTGGATGTGCGGTGCAATATTGAGTTAGTAGATTATAATTATACTAAATTGAAATATTTGCGAGCCCCGGCCGGAATTATACTCAAAGAGCTCAGTGTCTCTCTCGGAAACAAGGCGAGACAATGATCGATCTGTGCCTCGTCAAATGCGAGGCCGAGCCTGGCCATGCCGGCGTTTCAGCATGCGTCATCGCTGGCGTGCAACGCTGCTGACTCGATGGCTGATGCGGCAAGCGCAGTGAGACCGATTAGCCCCATCAACACTAAGGCGATACCGGGTCTGCCGCTGCTTTAGCCGTCAGCCGCCAGCCGTCTCCTTGGCCATCGCCTTGTCGAGAATGCTGACGGTTTCCTCCAGGCTTTCCTTCACGCCCAGCATGAAGTCCTTGCGAAAGCCGATGATCGTGTCAGGCGGTTCGCCCTTGAAGGCGTAGACGACGCTGACTTGCGCAGGGTTGACGTAGACGGGCTTTCCATCGGCAGGCGATGTGAACTTGCAGAGCTTTGGCATGGGCTTCTCCCCGGCGCGATTCGGCGGAGGCAGCTATACGACAGGCAGTCCCTGCAACGGAAACGTCCGGACCTCGCGCGCAGCAGGCGCTCCGAAAAGCGCTAGTCAGTCTGGAGCGGACTGCCGGTTGCGTTGCCCGTCATGACAGCCGCCGATCGCGAATATCGAGGATGCGCTGACAGATCAGCGAGTGATCGGCGAGCAGTTGCTGGAGGGGGCCTATCGGCCGGAAGGCGCGCATGTCCTGGTCTTCCTCCCCCGCCTCGATCCAGTTCGCGATCGCCTCATCGGCAACCGCGATCTGATTCTCGGACGGATCGCCGCCAGGCTGCTCGCCCGCCTCCTCGGCGATCCGCAGGGCGATCTTTCGCCGAAGCTCCTGTTCGAGGGCCAGAAGCGGATCGAGTTCGTCAGTGTATGCCATTACGCCATCATCCTAACCTCATGAGCCCGCTAGCTGATATCCCATACAGCCGTCGAGGGCATCGGTAGCCGTCGCGCCGGAGCCAGCTCGTCACAGCATCCTAATATGCGGTGGCAACTGCCTCTGTGTGGCCTATGGCGGGCGGCTGGCGGATGCAGAAGAATGGACGGCGAGCGGAGGCAGAGATGCCCAAAGTCCGCTGCCCGGGCCCGCCTTCTCTAGAATCTATCTAAATCATTGTTGTTGTGAGAGAATTCTGCATTGTCTAAGCGATGCGGACTCTCCGCGTGCCATGTGCGCGAGATCGTTGTTCAACCGCGTCGGTGAGCGTAGCGGGGCCGGCGCGATCTCGCTCACCGTTCCGATCAGGTTCAGTCGATGAAGCCGTTGTTCAAGACCGCCTCCAGCCTTGCCGAGACCGTTTCTTCGGATCGTGCAGGTTCCTGGCTGGCCTCCGCCGGCGAAGAGGCCCTGTTCGCACTCGATGCGGTCTCCTTCTCGATTCCGGGGCGCGTGCTTCTGGAGCCGTTGACCCTGACGCTGCCGGCCCGGCGCGTGGTCGGGCTGATCGGCCATAACGGCTCGGGCAAATCGACATTGCTCAAGATTCTTGCCCGCCAGCAGCCGGCGAGCAGCGGCACGGTCCGCTTCGAAGGCAAGGCGCTTGGCGACTGGGGCGACCGGCTCTTCGCCCGCAAGGTGGCATACCTGCCGCAGCAGACGCCGCCGGCCTCCGGCATGCTGGTCAGGGAACTTGTCGCACTCGGTCGCTACCCCTGGCACGGCGCGCTCGGGCGCTTCGGGACTGTCGATCGCGAGAAGGTCACTGAGGCGATGGCGCTGACCGATGTCGAGGCTTTTGCCGACCGTCTCGTCGACACGCTGTCAGGCGGCGAGCGCCAGCGCGTCTGGCTTGCGATGCTGGTGGCGCAAGACGCCGAGTGCCTGCTGCTCGACGAGCCGATCTCGGCGCTCGACGTTTCCCATCAGGTCGAAGTGCTCTCGCTGGTGCATCGCCTGTCCAGCGAGCGCGGGCTCGGCGTCGTCGTCGTGCTGCACGACGTCAACATGGCCGCGCGCTTTTGCGATGAGATCATTGCCCTGCATTCGGGAAGGCTGATCGCGCGGGGGGCGCCCGACGACATCCTCACGCCTGGACAACTCGAGGCCATTTACGGCGTGCGCATGGGCGTGATGCCTCATCCCGAGACGGCACGTCCGCTCGCCTTCGTCTGCTGAACTCAACCCAACGCCCACTTTACAAGAGCCAGACCATGTCCCGCGAACGTCGCCGCCTTCCGCTGATCCTCTCTATCGGCCTCACCATAGTTGCGATCGGCGTTTTCCTGCCCCGTTGGGCATCCGCGCAGGATGCTCCCGTCAGCGACGTAACGGAGGAAGCCCCCGCGGCTAAGCCCGAGGCTGCCAGGCGAGTTGCGCAGCCAAAGCCCGCTCCCAAGCCGGTCGCGGTCAGGCCGCCGGCGCGTCCGGCCCCGGCAACGACGCAGGCCCAAGCTCAACCGCAAGTGCCGTCCGTAAGCCAGCCCGCATCCGGGCCGGCGACACTTCCCAACGGCGCCAGCGCCATCAATGAGAGCTATGGCGACTGGACGGTCGATTGCCGCGTCACCGAGGGCCAGAAGCTCTGCGTGCTCGCCCAATCGCAGGGCAATAGTCAGAACAATCAACGCCTCTTCGCGATCGAGCTTCGCACGCCGAGGGACGGCCGCGCCGACGGCACCATCCTGATGCCGTTTGGATTGAAGCTCGAAAACGGCGCGATCCTGCGGCTCGACGACAAGGATCTCGGCCAGGGTCTACGCTTCTCGACCTGCATTCCCGCGGGCTGCCTGCTTCCGGTGTCGTTTCCGACCGTCGCCACCGAAGCGATGAAGACCGGCAAGACCTTGACCGCGGCTGCGCTGAACCTCTCCAGCGGCGACCCTGTCGCCTTCAACATCTCGCTCAATGGCTTTGCGGCGGCGCTCGCCCGCATCGGACAGCTCGGCGGATAGCCGCTCTGGCCGCCCGAGCTTGTCGAAAGCGTTCATCCGCGCCTCACTCCCAGCTCAGCGCGCCGCCATTCTGGTATTCGATCACGCGGGTCTCGAAGAAGTTCTTCTCCTTCCTGAGATCCATCGCCTCGCTCATCCAGGGGAACGGGTTCTCGGTCTCGGCGAAGACGGGAGCGAGCCCGAGCTGGGCGCCGCGGCGGTTGGCGATGAAGTGCATGTACTGCTCGCAGGAGGCGGCATTCAGCCCGAGGAAGCCGCGCGGCATCGTGTCCCTGCCATAGGCGGCTTCGAGCTCGGCTGTATCGCGCACCATGCCGCGCAATTCGTCCTGGAACGCTTTCGTCCAGAGCTGCGGGTTCTCGATCTTGATCTGGTTGATCACGTCGATGCCGAAGTTCAGGTGAATGCTCTCGTCGCGCAGGATGTATTGATACTGCTCGGCAATGCCGACCATCTTGTTGCGCCGGCCGAGCGAGAGGATCTGGGCGAAGCCGGTATAGAACCACATCCCCTCGAAGATCACATAGAAGGCGACGAGATCGCGCAGGAAGGACTGGTCGGCCTCGGGCGTGCCGGTCTCGAAATCGGGATCGTCGAGATGCTGGGTGTGCTTCAGCGCCCAGGCCGCCTTGTCGGTGATCGAAGGCACCTCACGGTACATGTTGAAGAGCTCGCCTTCGTCGAGGCCGAGGCTCTCGACGATGTATTGGAAGGTGTGCGTGTGCACCGCCTCCTCAAAAGCCTGGCGCAGCAGATATTGCCGGCATTCCGGATTGGTCAGGTGGCGGTAGATCGCCAGCACGATATTGTTGGCAACGAGACTTTCGGAGGCCGCGAAGAAGCCGAGATTGCGCTTGATCGCGCGGCGCTCGTCCTCGGTCAGCCCGTCCCTCGACTTCCACAGCGCGATATCGGCCTGCATCGAGACCTCGGTCGGCATCCAGTGGTTGTTGCAGCCGGCGAGGTACTTCTCCCAGGCCCATTTGTATTTGAGCGGCAGCAGCTGGTTCACATCGGCGCGGCAGTTGATCATCCGCTTCTCGTCGACAGAGACGCGGCCGCCGGTACGGTCGATCTCGCCCAGGCCGGTGGCGTCGGCCGCCGGAGCTGGATCGGGTAGGATGGCGGGATTGGCCGGCGTTGCCGGCTTGGGGTCGGACCAGTCGAGCATGGGTGGGTTCCGTTCAACAGAAGTGAGAGGCTGGCCACAGCCTCCCGTCATGCTCGCCCTTGTGGCGAGCATCCACGTTTTGAACGCCGCCCGCGAAGGACGAAGACGTGGATGGTCGGGACAAGCCCGACCATGACGAGGGAGCGACCGCGCGACAAAGCGGGAAGGCGCCTTACTGGCAGGCTTCGCAGGTCGGATCGTCGATCGAGCAGGCGTTCGGCAGGGCCATGCCGTTCGCGAGCGGGATGTCGACCAGGATCGGTTTGGCCGCGACCGGCGCGCTCGACGACACCGCGTTGAGCTTACCGTCGGTGCCCTTCAGCGTCGATTTCTCGACATGGGTCGCCGACAGCGCGCGCAGGTAATAGGTCGTCTTCAGGCCGAGCCGCCAGGCGAGACGATAGGCCTCGTCGAGCTTCCGGCCCGAGGGCTGGGCCATGTAGAGGTTGAGCGACTGGCCCTGGTCGATCCATTTCTGCCGGCGCGCCGCGGCGCGGATCAGCCAGCTCGTCTCGATCTCGAAGGAGGTGGCGTAAAGCGCCTTGAGATCGTCGGGCACGCGGTCGATCCCGCTGACCTTACCGTCATAATATTTGAGGTCGGAGACCATGACCTCGTCCCAGAGCCCGCGCGCCTTGAGGTCATGGACCAGCCCGGCATTCACCACGGTGAAGTCGCCCGACATGTTGGCCTTGACGTAGAGCTGGCTGTAGGACGGCTCGATCGATTGCGAGACGCCGACGATGTTGGAGATCGTCGCTGTCGGCGCGATCGCCATCGTGTTCGAGTTGCGCATGCCGGTCGTGACGACGCGCTGGCGCAGCCCCTCCCAGTCCAGCGTCGAGGAGCGATCGAGCTCGACATCGCCGTCGCGCGCTTCGCTCAGGATATCGAGCGAGTCGATCGGCAGGATGCCCTTCGACCAGAGCGAGCCCTCGAAGCTCGGATAACGCCCGCGCTCGGCGGCGAGATCGACCGAGGCCGAGATTGCAAACCAGCTGATCGCTTCCATCGAAGTGTCGGCAAAGGCGATCGCGCCTTCGGAGGCTGCCGGCAGCCGAAGCGCCTGAAGCGCATCCTGGAAACCCATGATGCCGAGCCCGACCGGGCGATGACGCAGGTTGGAGCGGCGCGCTTCCGGGATCGTGTAGAAATTGATGTCGATGACGTTGTCGAGCATGCGCATCGCAGTGCCGACTGTGCGCGCCAGACGCAGCTGGTCGAGCCCCTCCGCCGTGACATGGGCGGCGAGGTTGACCGAGCCGAGATTGCAGACCGCGACTTCGTCGGCCGAGGTGTTGAGCGTGATCTCGGTGCAGAGGTTCGAGGAATGCACCACGCCGGCATGTTGCTGCGGCGAGCGCAGGTTGCAGGCATCCTTGAAGGTGACCCAAGGGTGCCCGGTCTCGAACAGCATGGTCAGCATCTTGCGCCAGAGGTCGAGCGCGGCCACGCGCTTGAACACCTTGATCTCGCCGCGCTCGGCCTTGGCCTCATAGGTCTCATAGGCTGCCTTGAACGGTTTGCCGTAGAGATCGTGCAGGTCCGGAACTTCGTCGGGCGAGAACAGGGTCCATTGTCTGCCAGCCTCGACGCGCTGCATGAACAGATCGGGAATCCAGTTCGCCGTATTCATGTCATGGGTGCGGCGGCGGTCGTCGCCGGTGTTCTTGCGAAGGTCCAGGAACTCCTCGATATCGACATGCCAGGTCTCGAGATAGGCGCAGACCGCGCCCTTGCGCTTGCCGCCCTGGTTGACCGCGATGGCCGTGTCGTTGGCGACCTTCAGGAACGGCACAATGCCCTGGCTCTCGCCATTGGTGCCCTTGATATGGGCGCCGAGGCCGCGCACCGGCGTCCAGTCATTGCCGAGCCCGCCGGAATATTTGGCGAGCAGCGCATTGTCCTTCACCGCCTTGAAGATGCCGTCGAGATCGTCGGCGATCGTCGTGAGGAAGCAGGAAGAGAGCTGCGGCCTCAGCGTCCCGGCGTTGAACAGGGTCGGTGTCGAGGCCATGAAATCGAAGGAGGAGAGCAGGTCGTAGAATTCGATCGCCCGCGCCTCGCGGTCGATCTCGCGGATGGCAAGGCCCATCGCGACGCGCATGAAGAAGGCCTGCGGCAGCTCGAAGCGGCGGCCAGCGACATGCAGGAAATAGCGGTCGTAGAGCGTCTGGAAGCCGAGATAGTCGAATTGCAGGTCGCGCTCCGGTTTGATGGCGGCGGCGAGCCGGTCGAGATCGAAGCGGGCAAGCTCAGGGTCGAGCAATTCATTAGCGATGCCGGTCCGCACATAGGCGTGGAGATACTCGCCATAACGCTCTGCCATCTCGGCTTGCGTCGCCTGCTCCGGCCGGCCATGGACGAAGCTCAGCGCCTCGCGCCGCAGCTTGTCGAGCAGGAGCCTGGCCGAGACCTTGGCGTAGTTCGGCTCGGTCTCGACCAGCGTCCGCGCCGCCAGGATCGGCGCCTGGGCCAGTTCGTCGAGCGAGATGCCGTCATAGAGGTTGCGCCGCGCTTCGGTCAGGACAGCCTCGGCCGAGACGCCGTCGAGCCCGGCGCAGGCCTCGCGGATCACCGTCGCGAGGCGCAGCGCGCCGAGCGGCACCAGCGCGCCATCGGCGCCCTTCATCCGCAGCACCGGCATTGCGGCGACCGAAGGCTTCGCCTCTGCCTTGGCTCTGGCCCGCTCCTGCGCGCGTTCCTCGCGATAGAGCACATAGGCACGGGCGACCTTGTGGTGCTCGCTGCGCATCAGCGCGAGCTCGACCTGGTCCTGCACGTCCTCGATATGGGAGGTCCGGCCGGCATCGGCGCGGCGGATCAGGCTGGCGACGATCTGCCCGGTCAGCTCGGCAACGACATCATGGATGCGGCGCGAGGCGGCGGCATTGCTGCCCTCGACCGCCAGGAACGCCTTGGTCAGTGCGACCGTGATCTTCGAGGCATCGAAGGGCGTGACGCCGCCATTGCGGCGAATGATCTGATAGCCCGGCTCGGATGTCGGTCGCGCCTCGACGCCAGGTGAGGTGGCTTGACCAGGTGACATGGCTGGATTGACGAGGGCAGGGCGGGTGGTCTCAGTTGCGAGGGACATCGGCTTTCAAACCCCAAATTGCTGGGGGCAAAGGCGAAAGCGGAGTCGCAATGCGGGCGTCACGGCGAAAACGCCAGCGGACGCTGCCAAGCGATCCACCGGGACACCCCGCCCGAGGAACTTCATGTCGTCGCGGCAGGTCTCCTGGCTCGCGGGTCGTCGCTCTTGTCCGTCTTCCCAAGGCCTTGCGGCCTCAGTGACATAGGCTGGACTTAAGAACTCGCCGCTGACAGTTGCGGGGGCAGCGCCGGCTTCACACCGGCTTCCCTCTTAGCTCTCGATCTTGCGATTCGAGAGACCGTGACAACCACATCTAGTAGCGGGCGCCATGGAGGTGTCAATGGCTTGTCTTGAGCGCTTGCGAACGCTGTGAACAGCGGGGACAGCCAGCCCAGCTGTGGCCGTGTCGTGCAGACGCACAAGACGGGGTCGTTTGCGGGAGGGGTGGAATCCTATGCCAAGGTTTTCGCCACCGATATTCTCCGGTGAGGTCGATGCGCTCTCATTGCCAGCAGCGAGACATGGGTCAGCAGATCGGGCGATAGCAGCTTTCCCTCACGCTTCTGGATGGTAACGACGTCGCCAAGCTTCGCGGTGTTCCAGAAGATGATGATGGCCGCGGGCAGGTTCATTCCGGCGATTCACGTTGATGCATGGTTGTCGGAGAACAGAAAAATCCTATATTTGTTATCGAAGTGCAGCAAATTCCGTCACCCAGGCGATCAGCCTGGCACTCAGCAACGTGACGCGGATTGCATAGGACAAGGCTAGTCCGTCCGGCACTGTTCCAGCCAAACATCGATAAATTTTGGAGGATGAGAATGATCTCAGCCGGATATTGCCGACTTATGTCCCGTTACAACACTTGGCAGAATGCCTCGTTGGTAACTGCCGCCGATGGGCTCACCAATGAGGATCGTTGGAAGGATCGAGGTGCTTTCTTCCAATCGATCGCAGCTACATTAAACCATCTTTATTGGGCGGATGCCCTGATACTGGAGCGATTGAAGGGGAACGAGCGTCCAGAAGAAACCATCAAGCACTCTCTCACAAGTCCATCAGATTGGAGTGATTTCAAAGCGCTCCGTTTGCAAAGGAACGTGGAAATCGAAGAGTGGTCCGCGAGATTGCTCGACGCGGACCTGCGCGGGATGCTCGTCTGGTATCCCGGGGATGGCTCTACGCGGATCGAGAAGTCAAAAGCGCTCTGTGTTGTACAGCTCTTCAACCACCAGACACACCATCGGGGTCAGGTCCACGCAATGCTGACAGCAGCGGGCGCGAAACCGGAGCCGACTGATCTTAACATGCTGGAATACTGAGTTGGGCACGTTCCTCACGCGGAAAGATGCGGGCTGCGCGCATAGAATTCGGACGCCCTTAGCGTAGGATTTCGCCCCCTCCCGCAAACGCCCCCACGACAGATGATCGGCTCGTCCAACGATGAAGCCCTCTGCGCCTCGATCATCCCGGCAACCACGTCTCGATCACGGATTTGAACCACACCAGATTGGGACCACGACAGGCTTGGACCACGACAGGCTTGGACCACAGAAGAATCGCGGCGCAAAAGCACTATGGCGGCGCTGCTCACATCGCCTTGCCGCATGTTATGCCTGAGAGCCCGCTTTGGGATGCGGGCTTGGACATGAGGACCGAATGCGCAAAATTCTGATCATCGGGATCGGGGCCGGCAATCCCGACTACGTCACGGTCCAGGCGATCAATGCCCTCAACCAGGTCGATGTCTTCTTCATCCCAGACAAGGGTACGGACAAGGCGGCGCTGCAGCGATTGCGCAAGGACATCTGTGAGCGCTTCATCGAGGGCTCTGACTATCGCATGGTCCCGGTGCCGATTCCAACGCGTGCCGCTGCAGGACAAGATTACCGCGGCAGCGTCGATCAGTGGCATGAGCAGCTGGCGGACGACTATGAGAGCCTCATCATGGAGGAACTCGGGGAGGGCGAATGCGGTGGCCTCCTCGTCTGGGGCGACCCCGCGCTCTATGACAGCACATTGCGAATCATCGACCATATCCAGGCCAAGGGATATGCGCTGGA harbors:
- a CDS encoding ATP-binding cassette domain-containing protein, encoding MKPLFKTASSLAETVSSDRAGSWLASAGEEALFALDAVSFSIPGRVLLEPLTLTLPARRVVGLIGHNGSGKSTLLKILARQQPASSGTVRFEGKALGDWGDRLFARKVAYLPQQTPPASGMLVRELVALGRYPWHGALGRFGTVDREKVTEAMALTDVEAFADRLVDTLSGGERQRVWLAMLVAQDAECLLLDEPISALDVSHQVEVLSLVHRLSSERGLGVVVVLHDVNMAARFCDEIIALHSGRLIARGAPDDILTPGQLEAIYGVRMGVMPHPETARPLAFVC
- a CDS encoding invasion associated locus B family protein: MSRERRRLPLILSIGLTIVAIGVFLPRWASAQDAPVSDVTEEAPAAKPEAARRVAQPKPAPKPVAVRPPARPAPATTQAQAQPQVPSVSQPASGPATLPNGASAINESYGDWTVDCRVTEGQKLCVLAQSQGNSQNNQRLFAIELRTPRDGRADGTILMPFGLKLENGAILRLDDKDLGQGLRFSTCIPAGCLLPVSFPTVATEAMKTGKTLTAAALNLSSGDPVAFNISLNGFAAALARIGQLGG
- a CDS encoding ribonucleotide-diphosphate reductase subunit beta, encoding MLDWSDPKPATPANPAILPDPAPAADATGLGEIDRTGGRVSVDEKRMINCRADVNQLLPLKYKWAWEKYLAGCNNHWMPTEVSMQADIALWKSRDGLTEDERRAIKRNLGFFAASESLVANNIVLAIYRHLTNPECRQYLLRQAFEEAVHTHTFQYIVESLGLDEGELFNMYREVPSITDKAAWALKHTQHLDDPDFETGTPEADQSFLRDLVAFYVIFEGMWFYTGFAQILSLGRRNKMVGIAEQYQYILRDESIHLNFGIDVINQIKIENPQLWTKAFQDELRGMVRDTAELEAAYGRDTMPRGFLGLNAASCEQYMHFIANRRGAQLGLAPVFAETENPFPWMSEAMDLRKEKNFFETRVIEYQNGGALSWE
- a CDS encoding ribonucleoside-diphosphate reductase subunit alpha, translated to MSPGQATSPGVEARPTSEPGYQIIRRNGGVTPFDASKITVALTKAFLAVEGSNAAASRRIHDVVAELTGQIVASLIRRADAGRTSHIEDVQDQVELALMRSEHHKVARAYVLYREERAQERARAKAEAKPSVAAMPVLRMKGADGALVPLGALRLATVIREACAGLDGVSAEAVLTEARRNLYDGISLDELAQAPILAARTLVETEPNYAKVSARLLLDKLRREALSFVHGRPEQATQAEMAERYGEYLHAYVRTGIANELLDPELARFDLDRLAAAIKPERDLQFDYLGFQTLYDRYFLHVAGRRFELPQAFFMRVAMGLAIREIDREARAIEFYDLLSSFDFMASTPTLFNAGTLRPQLSSCFLTTIADDLDGIFKAVKDNALLAKYSGGLGNDWTPVRGLGAHIKGTNGESQGIVPFLKVANDTAIAVNQGGKRKGAVCAYLETWHVDIEEFLDLRKNTGDDRRRTHDMNTANWIPDLFMQRVEAGRQWTLFSPDEVPDLHDLYGKPFKAAYETYEAKAERGEIKVFKRVAALDLWRKMLTMLFETGHPWVTFKDACNLRSPQQHAGVVHSSNLCTEITLNTSADEVAVCNLGSVNLAAHVTAEGLDQLRLARTVGTAMRMLDNVIDINFYTIPEARRSNLRHRPVGLGIMGFQDALQALRLPAASEGAIAFADTSMEAISWFAISASVDLAAERGRYPSFEGSLWSKGILPIDSLDILSEARDGDVELDRSSTLDWEGLRQRVVTTGMRNSNTMAIAPTATISNIVGVSQSIEPSYSQLYVKANMSGDFTVVNAGLVHDLKARGLWDEVMVSDLKYYDGKVSGIDRVPDDLKALYATSFEIETSWLIRAAARRQKWIDQGQSLNLYMAQPSGRKLDEAYRLAWRLGLKTTYYLRALSATHVEKSTLKGTDGKLNAVSSSAPVAAKPILVDIPLANGMALPNACSIDDPTCEACQ
- a CDS encoding DinB family protein produces the protein MISAGYCRLMSRYNTWQNASLVTAADGLTNEDRWKDRGAFFQSIAATLNHLYWADALILERLKGNERPEETIKHSLTSPSDWSDFKALRLQRNVEIEEWSARLLDADLRGMLVWYPGDGSTRIEKSKALCVVQLFNHQTHHRGQVHAMLTAAGAKPEPTDLNMLEY
- the cobF gene encoding precorrin-6A synthase (deacetylating), producing MRKILIIGIGAGNPDYVTVQAINALNQVDVFFIPDKGTDKAALQRLRKDICERFIEGSDYRMVPVPIPTRAAAGQDYRGSVDQWHEQLADDYESLIMEELGEGECGGLLVWGDPALYDSTLRIIDHIQAKGYALEYDVIPGISSVQALAARHRVALNRIGQPVLITTGRKLSEGFPDNLDSVVVMLDGDQAFKRIEADDLDIYWGAYLGTEDEILVAGKLSEVAGDIERIRRQAREDKGWIMDTYLLRKGGKS